The nucleotide sequence ATCGGCACCAGGTTCAATGACCGGATTACCGGGGATTTGAATGAATTTGCGCCGAATGCCCAGATTGTACATGTGGACATTGACACAGCGGCTATATCCAGAAATGTGGTGGTGGACGTGCCCATTGTTGCGGACGCAAATCTGGCTCTGGAAAAACTGCTGGAATGGGCGGAACCTCAGGATACGGAAGAATGGCTGGCTCAGATTCGGGAATGGGATAAGGAAAATCCGCTGGAAATGCGCAGAGACAAAGGCATGACGCCCCAGATGATCATGGAGCAGATAAATGAACAGTTCCCGGAGGGAATTGTTGTGACAGACGTGGGCCAGCACCAGATGTGGGCGGCCCAGTACATAGAGCTGAATGAGAAGAAGCAGTATATTACTTCCGGCGGCCTTGGCACCATGGGCTTTGGATTTCCGGCGGCCATCGGCGCCAAAATCGGCTGCCCTGAGAAACAGGTGGTATGTATCACCGGCGACGGCGGAATGCAGATGAATCTGCAGGAACTGGCCACTGCCATGACCCAGGAGGCAAATGTAATTGTGTGTATTCTTAACAATTATTATCTGGGGATGGTGCGGCAGATGCAGCAGCTTTTCTATGGCAAGCGCTACAAAGCCACCTGCCTGCGGCGGAGGAAAAACTGCCCCAATGACTGTAAAGGCCCCAATCCGGCCTGCCCCCCCTACGAGCCGGATTTCGTAAAGCTGGCGGAAAGTTATGGAGCCTGCGGTATTCGTGTCACAAAAGAAGAAGAAATTGCCCCTGCATTCGAGAAGGCCAAAGAGCAGAATGTGCCTGTCTTAATCGAATTTATGATTGCAGCAGAGGAAATTGTGCTGCCCATGGTAAAAGGCGGCAATCCCATGACGGAAATGATTTTGAAATAGGAAGGGGGAACTGGAATGAAAAACAGATGGATTGCACTGTATGTGGAAAACCAGGTGGGTGTGCTGGCCAAGGTTTCCGGTCTTTTTTCCGGGAAATCCTATAACCTGCAGAGTCTGACCGTGGGAACCACGGAAGATGAAACCGTATCCCGCATGACGATTTGCGTTACCAGCGACGATATCACCTTTGAACAGATTAAGAAACAGTTAAACCGGATGGTGGAAGTAATTAAAGTCATAGATTTGACGGATATGCCCATCCATATGAAAGAAATCCTGTTTGCCAAAGTAAAGGAATGCTCCGTTGCGGAAAAGGCAGAGCTGTTCCAGATTGCCCAGGTATTTCAGGTAGAGGTGACCGATATCGGCACAGACAGCGTACTGCTGGAATGCAAAATGACGGAGCGGCGCAACAATGAACTGATTGATTTGCTGAGAAGCAAATATAAACATATTGAGATTGTCCGGGGAGGGGCGGTGGCCATTGAGTCCATCAGCACTTCCTGCGCCGGAAGATCAGAGTATTTCCGTCTGGCCCATCGGCCGAAAACCGTATAAAATCATAGTGTTTTTTGATGGCTTATCGGCCGAAAACCGTATAAAATTCAGAAGATTTCCGGCTGGTTTGTCAGACGGAGGAGGGAGCGTGAAACATGCGTAAAATTTTGGTGGTTGTGGATATGCAGAAGGATTTTATTGACGGTTCCCTTGGAACAGAAGAAGCACAGGCCATTGTAAATCACGTTATTAAGAAAATGAAATCTTATGAAAAATCAGATATCTATCTGACCAGAGATACCCATGGGGAGGATTACCTGGAAACCGCCGAAGGAAAGAAGCTGCCGGTGGTTCATTGTGTGAAAGATACGGAAGGGTGGCAGCTTCATCCGGAAATCGAGGCACTGGCAGAGCCTTCCCATATCATTGACAAACCCACTTTCGGCTCCCTGGGACTGATGGAACTGCTGAAGCAGGAAAACGAAAGGGAGACGTTGGAGCTGGAACTGGCGGGACTGTGCACCGATATCTGTGTGGTGAGCAACGCCCTTCTTCTGAAGGCAGCCATGCCGGAAATTACCATCCGGGTGGATGCGTCCTGCTGTGCAGGCGTAACGCCTGAGTCCCATAAGGCGGCGCTGCTTACCATGGGCATGTGCCAGATAGAAACTGAGTGACAGAAGACCGGCGTATGTGCCGGACAAAGTGACAGGAGGAAAGCTATGCTGCCCACGAGAGAACAGGCGGAGGAACTTTTAAGAGAAGGGGAAGCGTGCAATCCCGGCCCCTGGGGAAATCACTGCCGTGTGGCCGCTCACTGTGCGGGAAAAATAGCGCAGGCGTGCGGGGACATGGATGGGGAGAAAGCCTGGATTCTCGGCCTGCTGCACGACATCGGAAGAAAATTTGGCGCAAGGCACCTGGGACATGTATCGGACGGATATTCCTATATGATGTCACTGGGGTATGATGAGGCGGCGAAAATCTGCCTGACCCATTCTTTTCATAATCAGACCACCGACGGGTATATCGGGCGGTTTGATACCACGCAGGAGGAGATGAAGCTGATTGAAGACAGGCTGAAAACTGTGGAGATGGATGATTATGACAGACTGATTCAGTTATGTGATTCGCTGGCAGGGGCGGAAGGCGTGCTGGACATTGAGGAGCGGATGGGAGATGTGAAGCGCAGGTATGGCGCATATCCGCAGGAAAAATGGGACAGCAATCTGAATTTGCTGAAGTATTTTGAAAAAAAGACGGGCAGGGACATTTATTCTGTGGTGGAAAAAGATACGTTCCGTCCATAAACAGATATTGGTATGAGGAGATTTGAGCCATGCGGATAGCAATTTGTGAAGACAACGAGAAGGAGCTTGCTTATGTCTCAGAGCTGCTTATGGAATATCAGATGGATCGGGAAGTGGATATGGACTGCCATTCCTATCACAGCAGTACGGATTTTCTGTGCGATGTGAAAAGCGGAGAGTACGACCTTGTGCTGCTGGATGTGGTTATGCCGGGAATCAGCGGCGTGCAGGCGGCGCAGGAACTGAGAGAACGGGACCGGAATGTCAGAATTATCTTTATGTCGTTCTCCCCGGAGTTTGCTGTGGAAAGCTACCATGTGGGAGCATATTATTACCTGCTCAAACCTCTGGGAGCCGACTCTCTTTTTCCGTTGCTGGACAGAGTGAGAGAGGAACTGTATACGCAGGAAGAACAGGGATTTGTGCTGAAGAACAGGAAAGGCGTGGTCAGGATACCCTTTACAGGACTTGAATATGTGGAGGTTATCAATAAGACGGTATCTTTCCATCTGGCAAGTGGTGTGATTCATGAGGCGACCGCCGTGCTGGGAGAATTTGAGGAAAAACTTCTGGACAGGCCGGAATTCTTAAAAACTCACCGCTCTTTTCTGGTCAATCTGAATTATGTTCAGGCCATGGATGAAAATTGTATTGTGACCAGGAATAATCACAGGATTCCCCTGTCCCGGCAGCGGCGCAGGCAGGTGCAGGCTGCCTGCAATTAAAATCGGTCCAGTTTTTCAGCAAGATAGCTTTTCAGGGGTTCATCGTTACACAGGAGACAGATCTGATTTTGCAGATACGGCAGCATACTTTCGTCACCCAGGCCCTCCAAATCCCAGTAATTATCCTGACAGGCCTGCCAGTGTTCTCCATCCAGGGAGTGCATGGGCTGAACAGAAACGGTATCGGCCGGAAAATCCGTAAAGGTGCCCCTTACCTGATATTCGTGGGGAGAGTATTCGATGGCAGCGCTGAATGGGAGCGCCGATTCGCCGGGAGATGGCACGTTGGCTTCTTCCGGCGTCACAGTCGGCAGTTCCTGCGATATTTCGTCAGATATCCGGGCGTTGTCCGGTGTTATGATTTCTTCCGGTAATTGTCCTGCTGTTACGGAGAGAGCCGGAAAGACGTTGGATAAAAGCAGCAGTGCAGCTAAGACAGCTGCAGCTTCTGGAAAAAATTTCATATCTGTACCTCATTTCAACTGGTTTTAATCTGAATTCTGACAGTTTCCGTTACCGTTCACGCAGTCTCAGCTACATTTTGCACCGGCAGCAGTTCCGGGGCTTCTTTTTATGCCAAAATTCAACTGTATCACTGCATTCGTCTGATTATCAGTCCGTTTCTGATATTTTCAAGAAA is from Lachnospiraceae bacterium JLR.KK002 and encodes:
- the ilvB gene encoding biosynthetic-type acetolactate synthase large subunit, whose translation is MDITGRKLFVKALLEEGIDTVFGYPGGMVTDILDELYKHEEIELVLPRHEQGLIHEAEGYAKATGTVGVCVVTSGPGATNVITGLADAHYDNIPLVCITGQVPLNLIGNDAFQEVDIVGMTRSITKYGVTVRDRKDLGKILKMAFHIARTGKPGPVLIDLPKDIQTATGPGEYPKSVSIRGYKPNESVHIGQLKKGYKLLKAARKPLFLVGGGVNIARANEKMLKLVEQTRVPVVTTIMGKGAIPTGHPYYIGNSGMHGKYAANIAVGQCDVLFSIGTRFNDRITGDLNEFAPNAQIVHVDIDTAAISRNVVVDVPIVADANLALEKLLEWAEPQDTEEWLAQIREWDKENPLEMRRDKGMTPQMIMEQINEQFPEGIVVTDVGQHQMWAAQYIELNEKKQYITSGGLGTMGFGFPAAIGAKIGCPEKQVVCITGDGGMQMNLQELATAMTQEANVIVCILNNYYLGMVRQMQQLFYGKRYKATCLRRRKNCPNDCKGPNPACPPYEPDFVKLAESYGACGIRVTKEEEIAPAFEKAKEQNVPVLIEFMIAAEEIVLPMVKGGNPMTEMILK
- the ilvN gene encoding acetolactate synthase small subunit is translated as MKNRWIALYVENQVGVLAKVSGLFSGKSYNLQSLTVGTTEDETVSRMTICVTSDDITFEQIKKQLNRMVEVIKVIDLTDMPIHMKEILFAKVKECSVAEKAELFQIAQVFQVEVTDIGTDSVLLECKMTERRNNELIDLLRSKYKHIEIVRGGAVAIESISTSCAGRSEYFRLAHRPKTV
- a CDS encoding isochorismatase family cysteine hydrolase → MRKILVVVDMQKDFIDGSLGTEEAQAIVNHVIKKMKSYEKSDIYLTRDTHGEDYLETAEGKKLPVVHCVKDTEGWQLHPEIEALAEPSHIIDKPTFGSLGLMELLKQENERETLELELAGLCTDICVVSNALLLKAAMPEITIRVDASCCAGVTPESHKAALLTMGMCQIETE
- a CDS encoding HD domain-containing protein, whose product is MLPTREQAEELLREGEACNPGPWGNHCRVAAHCAGKIAQACGDMDGEKAWILGLLHDIGRKFGARHLGHVSDGYSYMMSLGYDEAAKICLTHSFHNQTTDGYIGRFDTTQEEMKLIEDRLKTVEMDDYDRLIQLCDSLAGAEGVLDIEERMGDVKRRYGAYPQEKWDSNLNLLKYFEKKTGRDIYSVVEKDTFRP
- a CDS encoding LytTR family DNA-binding domain-containing protein, producing MRIAICEDNEKELAYVSELLMEYQMDREVDMDCHSYHSSTDFLCDVKSGEYDLVLLDVVMPGISGVQAAQELRERDRNVRIIFMSFSPEFAVESYHVGAYYYLLKPLGADSLFPLLDRVREELYTQEEQGFVLKNRKGVVRIPFTGLEYVEVINKTVSFHLASGVIHEATAVLGEFEEKLLDRPEFLKTHRSFLVNLNYVQAMDENCIVTRNNHRIPLSRQRRRQVQAACN